CATTTCCTTGGGCTCCGGGGTTTCCGGGAATCCCGTCAAAACCATCTAAACCGGCCCCTCCCCTATTGCTGGAAGTTGCCATACAGTTCCCATTGACAAAAGTAGTTTGGCAAACTTTAGCACCACCCTGACCTCCGTTTCCGGCTAAGGGTCCTGCCCCTCCTTGTCCGGGATTTCCGTCAAAGGCATAATTGGTATTTGGAATAGAATAGTAGAGGGTTTCGCCCAAAACTACCTGGGTATCAACATCAAAGCCACCTCGTTCACCACCATCGCCTCCGGTACCTCCGATAAAAGCACCCGGATAACTAGGGCCACCACCTATTCCACCTGCATTACAACAAGTACCTTGACCGGTAGAATAGGTAGAAAGAGAGGAAGTTCCATCACCGCCTTCTCCCGGCTGTCCATCAGCACCATTAACACCATCTGCTCCGGGTAAGCCGGGCAAGCCATCGCTACCTTTTCCGGTATTTATGATGCATCTGGAAATAAGATAATCGGAGCAATTGCTGAGGTAAAAGGCATAAATTGAAGTTCCGTAGCCACCGGCATCATCCACATTAACTGTTAAATCCTGAAATCGAAATCCGGTTTTGTTAATGCAATTGAAAACGATCAGGCGTTTAGGCGAAGACAATGAATTGGAACTATCGCGGTTAATACTGCTGATATAGAAATTACTTTTTTGCCAGGTACTGCCATCAAATCCACCTTCCAAAGTTACACCGTTGGGAATATCAATGGTAGCAGACAAAGGATAAGATCCTTGAGCCAAACGCAAATGCTTAACACTACCTGCTGCCAAATCAAGGCCATAAAGCAAAGAGGCCGGATTGGCCTTGGTACCGGCATTTCCACTTGATGCTCCGGTTGGTGAAACATAAATATAACCGCATTCCTGCGAATACCCTCCAAATTGTACTTGGATAAAGAGTAAAAAAAATACAAATTTGATTAGATGTGCTTTCAATGGTTCTTTCTTGCAATGAAACCTGCAAGTATAAGGAAATTTTATCAAAACCTGCCTAAATCTGCCGCTTTAAACGGCCCATTATTTCTGAATTTAATTGAAACTTGCAAAAAGTTTATCCGTTGAAGCCCGTTGGAATAAATTTTCCTATTTTCGCCCTAATTCTTAAGACACTGTTTCACCACATGAAAAAAATCAGTTTCCTTACCCTGGCAATATGCCTTGTAACCTTTGCTGCTGCCTGGGCTCAAACATTCGAAGGTTCTATTGAGTTTAAACGAATATTACCAAACGACACCTCTATCTATGTTTATCATGTGAAAGGAAATAAGGTGAGAATTGATGAAATGGCCGCCGATGGTAAAACCGTGGAAGGCACCATGTTGGTTAATTTATCCGATAAAAAAATGTACGCCCTAAGTCATGAGCGTAAATTATTTATGGAAAGACCCTACAAAGCAGACGAATCAGCTAAAATGAATTTGGATGTTGAACGTAGCGGAAATACCAAGTTTATCAATGGATTTGAATGTTCCCAATGGAGAGTTAAAAACAGAGAGAAAGACAGTGAAATTACCTATTGGGTAGCCGAAGGGAATTTTGAATTCTTTATTCCTTTGTTGCAAACTATTAATCGCAAAGACAATTTTGCCACTTTTTACCTTCAAGTACCCGGAACCAAAGGGTTTTTCCCGATGCTTGCTGTGGAACGTACCTTGTTAAGAGATGAAAAAGGCAGACTTCAAGTAACCAAAATTACTAAAAAAGCCTTGGATGCTACTTTTATGGAGATTCCTAAAGG
The window above is part of the Bacteroidia bacterium genome. Proteins encoded here:
- a CDS encoding DUF4412 domain-containing protein, whose amino-acid sequence is MKKISFLTLAICLVTFAAAWAQTFEGSIEFKRILPNDTSIYVYHVKGNKVRIDEMAADGKTVEGTMLVNLSDKKMYALSHERKLFMERPYKADESAKMNLDVERSGNTKFINGFECSQWRVKNREKDSEITYWVAEGNFEFFIPLLQTINRKDNFATFYLQVPGTKGFFPMLAVERTLLRDEKGRLQVTKITKKALDATFMEIPKGYVKVDK